CAGTCGTAGTCGGACTCGTTGTCGAGCGAGATCCAGTCCGACGCCTTCTGCCGGGTCGTTCGGCCGTCCTTTTCCACGACCAAGGTCCCGTCGTAGGCCTGGACGGCGTACGAGACACCGTCCTTCTGGGCCACGAACGCGTCGAGCTGCGGGTCGTAGTCGCCCTTGAGGTCGACGATCTGTCCGCCTGAGGCCTTGGTGACGAAGCGGAAGTCCTCGCCCGAGCTCGTCCGGCCGCAGATCGACGTCTTGGCGCCGGTCGTCGTGGTCTTGTAGAGGATCACCGGGTACGAGCCGCCGCACGCGAGGCCGAGGCCGGACTTCTTCTGCTCCGACGCGGTGACCGGCGCCGCGACACCGCAGTCGGGCAGGAGGCTCTCCTGGCGGATGCCCTCGACGTTGAACTGGGTGTTCGGGCCCTCGCACTTCTTGGGCGCCGTGGCCTTCGGGGTCTTCTTCATCGGCGTGGGCGTCGTGGAGGCCCGCGGCGACGGCGTCGTGGCCGTGGCGGTGTCGCTGGGCGCGGTCGCCAACGGGGTCACGTCGTCGTCCCCGCCGAGGCGCCACACGCCCACGGCGACGACCGCCGCGATCGCGACGGCAGCGACGACCACGAGCAGGGGCTTGCGCCGCGATGAGGCGGACTGACTCACGGTGGTGCCTTCCGGTGGACTCCCACGACCCTAACAAGCCCGCGCCGTCAGGTCCGCATCGTGGCTCAGGCGCCGGCGCCCCCGTCGACCGGGATGATCGCCCCGTTCACGTACGAGGCACGGTCGCTGAGCAGCCACGCCGCCACCTCGGCGACCTCCTCGGGCCGCCCCATCCGGCCGAGCGGGCTGGCGGCCGTGACCTGCTCGATGATCCCGGGAGTCGACTCCTCCCACGCCTGCATCATCTCCGTCGCGGTGCCGCCGGGGGTGATCCCGTTGACCCGGATGCCCTCCGCGGCCCAGGTGACGGCCGCCGTCTCGGTGAGGCTGTTGAGCGCGCGCTTCATGGCGCCGTACGCGGGCAGGACCGGGTTCGCGCGCCGGCTGCCGATGCTCGAGGTGTTGACGATGGCCCCGCCGGTGCCGCGACGCATGAGCGCGGCCTCGGCCGTCATCGCGGTCCAGTGGGAGCGGAAGTTGACCTGGTACTGCTCGTCGATGTCCTCGTCGGCCGTGCCGTCGAGCGGACCGGGCCCGGCCTGGATGGCCGCACCGTTGTTGAACGCCCCGTCGAGGCGCCCGTGCAGCTCGGCGACGCGATCGATCGCGGCCCGGATGGTGGCCGGGTCGGCGAGGTCCACGCGGACCGCGTCGGCGACGCCCCCGTCCGCCCGGATGTCGGCGACGACCTGGTCCAGCGCGTCGGTGCTGCGCGCGCCGAGGACGACCGACGCGCCCTCCGTGGCGAAGAGGCGCGCAGCCGCGGCACCGATGCCCCGACTCGCGCCGGTGACGAAGATGGCCTTGCCCGTGAGCAGGCCGATGGATGAAGTGATCTCAGCTGTCATGGCTCCACCGTGCTGCGGGACGGCCGGCGGAGGGAGGCACAGACGGTACTACGGTCCGCGGCGGGTTCCGCGGCACACTGGACGCATGGACAAGCGCGAGCTCGGCGCATTTCTGCGCACCCGACGTGAACGACTGCGGCCGCAGGTCGCCGGGCTGACGGCGGGTCCGCGTCGCCGGACGCCGGGGCTGCGTCGCGAGGAGGTCGCGGTGCTGGCCCACATCTCCACGGAGTACTACGTCCGGCTCGAGCAGGGCCGGGCGCCGCGCCCGTCCGGTGAGGTGCTGGCCGGGATCGCGCGTGCGCTCCGGCTCACCGACGCCGAGTCCGACCACCTGCACGTCCTGGCGGGCACCGCGCCGGTGCGCACCGGACTGCACCGGCGCGATGTGCGGCCCAGCATCCTCGCGCTGCTCGAGCGCACGCCGCAGACGGCCGGGTTCGTGATCTCGGCGGCGTTCGAGGTCCTCGCGTGGAACGACCTCGCCGTCGCGCTGATGGAGGACTTCGGTGCGCTCGCTCCCCGCGACCGCAACCTCGCGCGGAAGGCGTTCCTCGACCCGGCACCCCCGGAGTCGACGCTGTACGGCGTGTCCGACGCCGCGGAGTTCCGGCACCACGTGGTGATGCAGCTGCGGACGGCCCGCGCGCGCTACCCGTCCGATCCCACGGTCGTCGGGCTCGTCGACGAGCTGCGCGACGGCAGCCCGGAGTTCTCACGGCTGTGGGAGGGACACGACGTCGGGCCCGCGGCGGTGCTCGCCAAGACGTTCCGCCATCCGTCCGTCGGGGAGGTCACGGTCGACTGCGACAGCCTCACCCTCGCCGAGCGCGACCAGCACCTCGTGCTCTACACCGCGCCGCAGGGGTCCCGCGACGCCGACGCGCTCGCCCTGCTGGGCGTCCTGCACGCGGGCGCCGGCACGCCCGGCCGCTGACGTCAGCGGCCGCGCGCGCTCACTCCCACTCGATGGTTCCCGGCGGCTTGCTCGTGATGTCGAGGACGACCCGGTTGACCTCGTCGACCTCGTTGGTGATGCGGGTGGAGATGCGCTCGAGCACCTCGTACGGCAGCCGGCTCCAGTCGGCCGTCATGGCGTCCTCGCTCGACACGGGGCGCAGCACGATCGGGTGGCCGTACGTACGACCGTCGCCCTGCACGCCGACCGAGCGGACGTCGGCCAGCAGCACGACCGGGAACTGCCAGATCTCGGCGTCCAGGCCGGCGGCGGTGGTCTCCTCGCGGACGATCGCGTCGGCCGCGCGGAGGATGCGCAGGCGCTCGGAGTCGACCGCGCCCACGATGCGGATCGCCAGTCCCGGGCCGGGGAACGGGTGGCGGCCGACGATCGCCTCGGGGATCCCGAGCTGGCGGCCGACGTCGCGGACCTCGTCCTTGAACAGCGTCCGCAGCGGCTCGATGAGGCTGAACTCGAGGTCCTCGGGCAGGCCGCCGACGTTGTGGTGGCTCTTGATGTTGGACGTGCCCGCGCCACCGCCGGACTCCACGACGTCGGGGTACAGCGTCCCCTGCACCAGGAACTTGACCGGCGTGCCGGGGGTGGAGAGGACCTCGCGCTCGGCGGCCTCGAACACCCGGATGAACTCGCGGCCGATGATCTTGCGCTTCTGCTCGGGATCGGAGACGCCATCGAGGAAGCCGAGGAACTGGTCCTTGGCGTCGACGACCTTCAGGTCCACGCCCGTCGCCTCGACGTAGTCCTTCTCGACCTGCTCGGCCTCTCCCTCGCGGAGCAGCCCGTGGTCGACGAACACGGCCGTCAGCTGGTCGCCGATCGCCCGCTGCACGAGTGCGGTGGACACCGCGGAGTCGACGCCGCCGGAGAGTGCGGAGATCACCCGCGCGTCGCCGACCTGCTCGCGGATGAGCGCGACCTGCTCCTCGACGATGTTGCTGCTGGTCCAGGTCTGGCGGCAACCGGCGATGTCGACGAGGAACGACTCGAGGATGCGCTGGCCGTGCTCGCTGTGCAGGACCTCGGGGTGCCACTGGACGCCCGCCAGCCGGCGGTCGCTGTCCTCGAACGCCGCGACGGTGGCGCGGGGGGACTTGGCGTTGACCAGGAACCCGTCGGGCGCGCGGACCACCTCGTCGCCGTGCGACATCCAGGACGTGAGGCTCGGCGGGAGTCCCGAGAGCAGCTTGCCCGGCTCCAGGACGCTGACCGCGGTGCGGCCGTACTCGCGCTGGCCGGTGTGCGCGACGGTGCCGCCGAGGGCCTGCGCCATGGCCATGAATCCGTAGCAGATGCCGAAGACGGGGGTCGTGGCCTCGAACAGGGACGCGTCGAGCTGCGGTGCGCCGTCCTCGTACACCGACGACGGCCCGCCGGACAAGATGATGGCGGCGGGCTTGCGGGCCAGCATCTCCTCGACGGGCATCGTGTGCGGGACGATCTCGGAGTAGACCCGGGCCTCCCTCACCCGACGGGCGATGAGCTGGGCGTACTGCGCCCCGAAGTCGACGACGAGGACAAGGTCATGTTCGGGAGTCACGCCTGTCAGTCTATCGGTCGAGAATTTTCTCCAGGAACGTCGTAACCCCCTCGCAGGACGTTCGTTGGACAGGGTGGATCCGACACACTCCCTCCCGCCGGATCATGTGCTGCTCCTCGTGGCACGACAGGGCCCGACCCGTACACTCCCTCCCGGTCGGGCCCTGCGCACGTCCGGGGCCGGTCGGGAACCGCGACGAGGCCCGCGACCTGATGGTCGCGGGCCTCGCCTCCGTCCGTGCCTCGGTCAGCGGCGGACCTTGCCGACCTTGACCGTCGTCGCCTTCGTCGTGAAGCCGGACTTCTTGGACGTGATGACGACCTTGATCGTCCTGCCTGCCCACTGCTTCTTGAGCTTGAGCCGGGTCTTCGTCGCGCCGGGGATCGCCTTGTTGCTGACGTACCAGCGATACGTGACCGACGATGCCTTCGGGCTCAGCGAGCCCGCCCGGAGCGTCAACGTCTTGCCCACCTTGTGGCTGCCTCGCACCGACGGGCGCTTCGACTGCGTGAAGGTGCGCGGGACGCTGCCGACGGTGGTCATCGTCGTGACCGTCGCATAACCTCGCTTGCTGCTCGCGATCGCGACCCGGATGACCTGTCCGCCCCAACCGCTCTGGAGCTTCAGGCGGTTCGACGTCGCTCCCGGGATCAGCGTCGATCCGCGGTACCACTGGTACGTGACCGCGTCCGGCGAAGGACTCAGCGAGCCCCGCCTGACCGTCAGCGTCCGACCGGCCTGGAGCACGCCGGAGACCGATGGCTGCGAGACCGTCAGGAACTCCTTCGGCCCCTCCGGGGCCACGGACTTCTTCTCACCCTCGGTCCACCAGGAGTCGCCGTACGTCGTGTCGCGGAGGGCGTTCGTCACGCAGTGGATCTGGCCGCCGCGGTTCGTGTAGAAGTAGTCCTCGGCCCACTGCACCTCGGTCCCGATCTCGGCGAAACGTGCCTCGATCTCGGCCTGGAACACATCCTGGCCGTCGACCGCCGGCGCGTGCTGCGTGGGGATGAGGACCACGTCATGTCCGGTGCCGATGAGGTTGGACGCGTTGGGCACCTGGACACCGACCCGGCCACGACCCGCCGCACCCTCGCGGTACAGAACCGGGACGCGGATGATGTCAGCCTCGGTGAGTCCGGCCTCCTCGCGCAGGACCTTCAGCGCGCGGTTGACGCCGGCGTGGCCGATAGCGGTGCCGTTGACGATCAGGGGGTCGTTGACGGCCTCCGCGATGGTGGTGGTCGGAGGGGTCGTCCCCTCCGGCGGCACCAGGTCGTACGCGGTGTAGAGCCGCTCGTCGCCCCGGCCGTCCTCCACGAGCTCCTCGAGCATGTCCAGGGCGAGCTTCGGGTCCGCGGCGACCAGGGCCCAGCCACGGTCGTTGTCAGCAGGGATCACCGACATGAACTCGTCGATGTGTCCGACGTTGAGCCAGCTGGTGTCGACCGTGATCGGGTCCTGGAAGCCCTGCAGTGCGAGCATCTTGTTGAAGGCGGGATCGGCGGTGAACTCCGTGCCCGGCACGGCGCCGAACACCTTGCGACCGAGCGGGTAGCTCTTGCCGTTGTGCTCGTACGCCGGGAGGGTGCCGTAGTTGCCGGTCGAGCCTCGGCTGTCATAGCTCATGCCGGCAATGGTCGGCGGCACGTACGCAGGGTCGAAGTGCTGGATCCCGGCCACGTCAGGACCGCGCAGCTCGGTGAAGACGACCCGACCTGTCTGCCGGAACGGGTTGCTCCCGGCGTTGTCCCGGCCGTCGCGCACCGGCGCGCGGACGAACACCCGCATCTGCTGCTCGCCGTCCCCCGAGGGGATCGACATGAGTCCGGGCTCCATGATGTCCTGGGTCCAGATGTCGGTGCCGTCGCCGCCGCCCCGGGCGCCCTGCATGCTGGGCAGCTTCTCCAGCTGGACGTCACCGTCCATGCGTTCCATCCCGGCGAGGAAGTCGGCCGCCATGGCCTCGGCGCTCTGCCTGGTGCGCAGGGTTCCGGCAGTCGGCGCCGGCATCTCGACGTCTTCGTAGACCGACGTCTCGTTGTCGGCCATGTACAGCTTCTCGATGGGCATGCTGTCGGTGACGAACAGCAGCGGAGCGACCCGCAGCTGCACCTCGTCGGTGGCGACCTGTTTCGAGCCGCTGCGATGAACGACGCGAACCGTGACGCTGCCGTCCCACGACTCGTCGCGGATGATGTCCTTGCCCTCGATGCCGAGCTCCACGCCGTCCTCGATCAGGTCGGACGGCAGGGCGCCGTTCGCCCCCAGCCGCGTCCAGTCCCCTGCCGAGGAGCCCTCGCCGCGCTTGACGAAGACGTTGACCTTCGCCGCGCCGACGCCGCGCAGCTCGACGCGGACCGCGCTGACCTCGTCCGGGTCGACCGGCTGCACCCGGATGCGGGCCAGGTCCTTGACGTCGGTGTCCCCGTTGACGACGCCGTCGGCGGCGTCGTTGCACGAGGCCAGCTGGACGTCCGTGAGCTGCGTGCCGCCGGACCCGATCGTCGGGCAGCGGCTCGTGTCGTCGTCCAGGTTCGCCAGGAAGAACGCGCCCCGGTCCTTGGACCAGGAGGCACGCCCGTTCGCGTCCTTGGCATCGATGACACCGTCACGGTTGGTGTCGGAGAGGATCAGCGCCCCGGTGTCGTTCGCGGCGACGGACGGCGTGGCGATGGCCTGGATGCCGCCACCGGCCAGGACGGCCGCGGTGGCGATGAACGCGCCGGAGCGGGCCCACGTGCGTGGCGCCCTCGTCTGTTGGATGTGGAGTGACATGCGCTCTCTTTCGTCTGGGAGCAATTCGAGTCCGCTGTCAGCGGGCCGGGCCCAGTACAGCGACGCGCAGTTGCCGCACAGTTCCACCGGGG
Above is a genomic segment from Aeromicrobium chenweiae containing:
- a CDS encoding SDR family NAD(P)-dependent oxidoreductase — encoded protein: MTAEITSSIGLLTGKAIFVTGASRGIGAAAARLFATEGASVVLGARSTDALDQVVADIRADGGVADAVRVDLADPATIRAAIDRVAELHGRLDGAFNNGAAIQAGPGPLDGTADEDIDEQYQVNFRSHWTAMTAEAALMRRGTGGAIVNTSSIGSRRANPVLPAYGAMKRALNSLTETAAVTWAAEGIRVNGITPGGTATEMMQAWEESTPGIIEQVTAASPLGRMGRPEEVAEVAAWLLSDRASYVNGAIIPVDGGAGA
- a CDS encoding helix-turn-helix transcriptional regulator — protein: MDKRELGAFLRTRRERLRPQVAGLTAGPRRRTPGLRREEVAVLAHISTEYYVRLEQGRAPRPSGEVLAGIARALRLTDAESDHLHVLAGTAPVRTGLHRRDVRPSILALLERTPQTAGFVISAAFEVLAWNDLAVALMEDFGALAPRDRNLARKAFLDPAPPESTLYGVSDAAEFRHHVVMQLRTARARYPSDPTVVGLVDELRDGSPEFSRLWEGHDVGPAAVLAKTFRHPSVGEVTVDCDSLTLAERDQHLVLYTAPQGSRDADALALLGVLHAGAGTPGR
- the guaA gene encoding glutamine-hydrolyzing GMP synthase, which encodes MTPEHDLVLVVDFGAQYAQLIARRVREARVYSEIVPHTMPVEEMLARKPAAIILSGGPSSVYEDGAPQLDASLFEATTPVFGICYGFMAMAQALGGTVAHTGQREYGRTAVSVLEPGKLLSGLPPSLTSWMSHGDEVVRAPDGFLVNAKSPRATVAAFEDSDRRLAGVQWHPEVLHSEHGQRILESFLVDIAGCRQTWTSSNIVEEQVALIREQVGDARVISALSGGVDSAVSTALVQRAIGDQLTAVFVDHGLLREGEAEQVEKDYVEATGVDLKVVDAKDQFLGFLDGVSDPEQKRKIIGREFIRVFEAAEREVLSTPGTPVKFLVQGTLYPDVVESGGGAGTSNIKSHHNVGGLPEDLEFSLIEPLRTLFKDEVRDVGRQLGIPEAIVGRHPFPGPGLAIRIVGAVDSERLRILRAADAIVREETTAAGLDAEIWQFPVVLLADVRSVGVQGDGRTYGHPIVLRPVSSEDAMTADWSRLPYEVLERISTRITNEVDEVNRVVLDITSKPPGTIEWE
- a CDS encoding protein-arginine deiminase family protein, whose protein sequence is MSLHIQQTRAPRTWARSGAFIATAAVLAGGGIQAIATPSVAANDTGALILSDTNRDGVIDAKDANGRASWSKDRGAFFLANLDDDTSRCPTIGSGGTQLTDVQLASCNDAADGVVNGDTDVKDLARIRVQPVDPDEVSAVRVELRGVGAAKVNVFVKRGEGSSAGDWTRLGANGALPSDLIEDGVELGIEGKDIIRDESWDGSVTVRVVHRSGSKQVATDEVQLRVAPLLFVTDSMPIEKLYMADNETSVYEDVEMPAPTAGTLRTRQSAEAMAADFLAGMERMDGDVQLEKLPSMQGARGGGDGTDIWTQDIMEPGLMSIPSGDGEQQMRVFVRAPVRDGRDNAGSNPFRQTGRVVFTELRGPDVAGIQHFDPAYVPPTIAGMSYDSRGSTGNYGTLPAYEHNGKSYPLGRKVFGAVPGTEFTADPAFNKMLALQGFQDPITVDTSWLNVGHIDEFMSVIPADNDRGWALVAADPKLALDMLEELVEDGRGDERLYTAYDLVPPEGTTPPTTTIAEAVNDPLIVNGTAIGHAGVNRALKVLREEAGLTEADIIRVPVLYREGAAGRGRVGVQVPNASNLIGTGHDVVLIPTQHAPAVDGQDVFQAEIEARFAEIGTEVQWAEDYFYTNRGGQIHCVTNALRDTTYGDSWWTEGEKKSVAPEGPKEFLTVSQPSVSGVLQAGRTLTVRRGSLSPSPDAVTYQWYRGSTLIPGATSNRLKLQSGWGGQVIRVAIASSKRGYATVTTMTTVGSVPRTFTQSKRPSVRGSHKVGKTLTLRAGSLSPKASSVTYRWYVSNKAIPGATKTRLKLKKQWAGRTIKVVITSKKSGFTTKATTVKVGKVRR